Proteins co-encoded in one Montipora capricornis isolate CH-2021 chromosome 12, ASM3666992v2, whole genome shotgun sequence genomic window:
- the LOC138027458 gene encoding uncharacterized protein gives MAELFESSKEENNYEFLVLPGIDDLKLSDRYEIPDCAAVITALQRLRDICSLKILHGNLQLGGRGKTIEIDESMFGHKRKYNRGRVGQGTWVFGMVERGTGRALAFRVPNRTRETLVLGLVQKFVEHGTTIISDKFSPYFNLNSIGYIHLMVNHSENFVDPYTGAHSNTIEGVWSQIKRKLKAMNGTVKSKLPSYLDEYNWRKCYPGDPFDNLLEAIAEFCPPN, from the exons ATGGCAGAGCTGTTCGAAAGTAGCAAGGAAGAAAACAACTACGAATTT CTCGTGCTCCCTGGCATCGACGATCTTAAGCTCAGTGATCGCTACGAAATCCCTGATTGTGCTGCGGTCATCACGGCACTTCAGAGGCTCCGAGACATCTGCTCTTTGAAAATTCTACATGGCAACTTGCAGTTGGGCGGCCGAGGAAAAACGATCGAGATCGACGAGTCCATGTTTGGCCACAAACGCAAGTACAACCGCGGGCGGGTCGGTCAAGGCACGTGGGTTTTCGGTATGGTCGAGAGAGGCACTGGACGAGCTCTGGCATTCCGCGTACCGAACAGGACAAGAGAAACCTTGGTGCTTGGACTAGTACAGAAGTTCGTCGAGCATGGAACAACAATAATCTCCGACAAGTTTTCGCCATACTTCAACCTGAACAGTATCGGCTACATACATCTCATGGTTAACCACTCCGAGAACTTTGTTGACCCTTACACAGGCGCCCACTCGAACACAATAGAAGGTGTATGGAGTCAAATCAAGAGAAAGCTGAAGGCGATGAACGGGACAGTGAAGAGCAAACTTCCAAGCTATCTCGACGAGTACAACTGGCGGAAATGCTACCCTGGTGATCCGTTTGACAACTTGCTCGAAGCCATCGCAGAGTTCTGCCCACCAAACTAA